A genomic region of Leptospira terpstrae serovar Hualin str. LT 11-33 = ATCC 700639 contains the following coding sequences:
- a CDS encoding NRAMP family divalent metal transporter, producing MRRFPFLAYLGPGLLYAGAAVGVSHLVQSTRAGAVYGYGLLFVVLFANLIKYPFFVVGTRYTIITGKSLLDGYEALGRLPVWIFFFISIGTMCIIVATVTLVTSGLFSNLLGVTMEPWLLCAIILVFCFLLLAIGKFAALDGLMKWIVVLLTVSTIVAMILSFYAAIPKLETGGKTFSISNLGDVAFLIALMGWMPIPIEAAVWQSDWTLAKKTPDGKLPPMKYAMIDFNIGYIGTTLLAVCFLALGANMMYNTGAEFSSQAVSFASELVKLYTSAIGSWSYPIILVAAFFTMFSTTLTCFDAYPRVVSNASRRLFKPLEKIPTEKLYWYWIVIVGVGSILILLFFRTNMKSLVDFATTVSFLNAPVLALIHHLILFGKEIPKEQRPKPWMNLLSWFGILFLFGFSIYYINITFL from the coding sequence ATGAGACGATTTCCTTTTTTAGCTTATCTTGGTCCTGGGCTTTTGTATGCCGGTGCCGCCGTTGGTGTTTCTCATCTTGTGCAATCGACTCGAGCGGGAGCCGTATATGGATATGGACTGCTCTTTGTTGTATTATTTGCTAATTTGATAAAGTATCCATTTTTTGTTGTGGGAACTAGGTATACGATCATTACCGGTAAATCCTTGTTAGATGGCTATGAAGCATTGGGACGATTGCCAGTATGGATATTTTTCTTCATATCAATCGGAACAATGTGTATTATTGTCGCCACAGTCACACTTGTCACTTCTGGGCTCTTTTCAAATCTTCTTGGGGTAACCATGGAACCATGGTTACTTTGTGCGATCATTTTGGTGTTTTGTTTTCTTTTACTTGCGATTGGAAAATTTGCTGCCCTCGACGGACTGATGAAATGGATCGTTGTTTTGTTAACTGTTTCTACAATAGTAGCTATGATCCTTTCTTTTTATGCTGCCATTCCTAAATTAGAAACTGGAGGAAAAACTTTTTCCATATCCAACTTAGGTGATGTTGCTTTCCTGATTGCCTTAATGGGATGGATGCCCATCCCTATTGAAGCGGCTGTCTGGCAATCCGATTGGACATTGGCAAAAAAAACTCCCGATGGTAAACTCCCTCCTATGAAATATGCGATGATCGATTTTAACATTGGTTATATTGGGACTACTTTACTTGCCGTATGTTTTTTAGCGTTAGGTGCAAATATGATGTATAATACTGGTGCGGAGTTTTCTTCTCAAGCAGTGAGTTTTGCATCAGAGTTAGTTAAATTATACACTTCTGCCATTGGATCTTGGTCTTACCCCATCATTCTCGTTGCAGCATTTTTTACTATGTTTTCTACAACACTTACTTGTTTTGATGCTTATCCTCGCGTTGTATCGAATGCAAGTCGTCGATTGTTCAAACCTCTGGAAAAAATTCCTACAGAAAAACTCTATTGGTATTGGATTGTCATAGTTGGTGTGGGCTCTATTCTCATTTTACTTTTTTTTAGAACGAATATGAAGAGTTTGGTAGACTTTGCTACTACTGTTTCCTTTTTGAATGCGCCTGTTCTTGCTCTGATCCACCATTTGATTTTATTTGGAAAAGAAATTCCGAAAGAACAAAGGCCAAAACCATGGATGAATTTACTCTCCTGGTTTGGTATTTTGTTTCTTTTTGGATTTTCTATTTATTATATCAATATTACCTTTCTTTAA
- a CDS encoding PAS domain-containing hybrid sensor histidine kinase/response regulator, with product MENLIPSEVYSSLILQYLYDAVIVTDLEFRITSWNLAAERIYGFTAKEVIGESTITVLKTEQNHSTRDLRISELQSKGIWQGEVFQYTKGSERLTIRSAASLLKDKSGKTIGVIAINRDITEENKIQEELADSEERFRMSFDNAGVGVCILDLDGRFVRVNKKLESMLGYFEKELIGRKTNEFAYEEDKQLFDSFREAALSGSKENMIYEKRFFSKDRNILWVEISNTLVKDRNGNACYFVVHMNDITGRKSAEFRLLSAIKEAERANQAKSEFVANMSHEIRTPLNGVIGFNELLLTTSLDSDQKEYVRNAISSAHGLLGIINDVLDISKIEAGKLVLNEVTSNLKQIIKDSLGVLKWKASEKGIQLTLEEGPNLPEIILVDATRLRQILINLLGNAVKFTEVGGVVLKVNASPKTHQKTKLEFTITDTGIGIPEEHKSHLFQSFWQGESNSTRRYGGTGLGLRITKSLLDLMGGEIEVQSKPGFGTEFQFVIECMCIDQTSMVDTQDESEIQTELLANFQQSTLNEISPNILVVEDNEMNRELLKRMIHKYIPKAQIEEAVDGLEGVRFFRESKPDLVFMDVQMPNMDGLEAATEIRKHPSGAKVPIIALTAGALYEERKKCFDVGMDQFLTKPIDILALNQILFRYLNR from the coding sequence ATGGAAAATTTGATTCCAAGTGAAGTATACTCTTCACTAATTTTGCAATACCTATATGATGCAGTGATTGTTACGGATCTAGAATTCCGCATTACTAGCTGGAATCTTGCTGCTGAAAGAATCTATGGGTTTACGGCAAAAGAAGTTATTGGTGAATCTACAATTACAGTTTTAAAAACAGAACAAAACCATTCAACAAGAGACTTGCGTATTTCAGAATTACAAAGTAAAGGAATTTGGCAAGGCGAAGTATTTCAATACACCAAAGGGTCTGAGCGGTTAACCATTCGATCAGCCGCCAGTCTTCTAAAAGATAAATCTGGCAAAACGATTGGTGTTATTGCAATCAATCGTGATATTACTGAAGAAAATAAAATCCAAGAAGAACTGGCAGACAGCGAAGAACGTTTTCGAATGAGTTTCGATAACGCAGGAGTTGGCGTATGTATATTAGATCTAGATGGCAGGTTTGTAAGAGTAAATAAAAAGTTAGAATCTATGTTGGGTTATTTTGAAAAAGAACTTATTGGAAGAAAAACCAATGAGTTCGCCTATGAAGAAGACAAACAACTTTTTGATTCCTTTCGAGAAGCAGCACTTAGTGGCTCGAAAGAGAATATGATTTATGAAAAAAGATTTTTTTCAAAAGATAGAAATATTCTCTGGGTTGAAATATCAAATACTTTAGTGAAAGATAGAAATGGTAATGCTTGTTATTTTGTAGTTCATATGAATGATATAACTGGCCGCAAAAGTGCTGAGTTTCGCTTACTCAGTGCCATCAAAGAAGCAGAAAGAGCCAATCAAGCAAAATCAGAATTTGTTGCCAATATGAGTCACGAAATCAGAACTCCTCTAAATGGAGTCATTGGATTTAACGAATTACTCCTTACTACGAGTTTGGATTCTGACCAAAAAGAATATGTGCGAAATGCCATTAGTAGCGCGCATGGTCTACTTGGAATTATCAACGACGTTTTGGATATTTCAAAAATTGAAGCAGGAAAACTTGTTTTAAATGAAGTCACTTCGAACCTAAAACAAATCATTAAAGATTCGTTAGGTGTGTTGAAGTGGAAGGCAAGTGAAAAGGGAATCCAACTAACACTCGAAGAAGGTCCGAATTTACCTGAAATTATATTAGTAGATGCAACAAGACTTCGTCAAATTCTCATCAATTTACTCGGGAATGCTGTGAAATTTACTGAGGTAGGTGGTGTTGTATTGAAAGTAAATGCTTCACCGAAGACGCATCAAAAAACAAAACTAGAATTTACAATCACAGACACTGGAATAGGGATTCCTGAGGAACATAAGTCACATTTATTCCAATCTTTTTGGCAAGGAGAATCCAATTCTACCAGAAGGTATGGGGGAACTGGGCTTGGCCTTCGAATCACAAAATCATTGTTAGATTTGATGGGGGGAGAAATTGAGGTCCAGTCCAAACCAGGATTTGGAACCGAGTTTCAATTTGTAATCGAATGTATGTGTATAGATCAAACGTCTATGGTAGATACGCAAGATGAAAGTGAAATCCAAACAGAATTACTTGCAAACTTCCAACAATCTACTTTGAACGAAATTTCACCAAATATATTGGTAGTGGAAGACAATGAAATGAATCGGGAGTTACTGAAACGTATGATTCACAAATACATTCCAAAAGCTCAGATTGAAGAAGCTGTGGATGGGCTGGAAGGAGTTCGTTTTTTTCGAGAATCGAAACCTGATTTAGTATTTATGGACGTTCAGATGCCCAATATGGATGGTTTGGAAGCTGCAACCGAGATTCGTAAACACCCATCTGGAGCGAAAGTTCCTATCATTGCACTCACTGCTGGCGCCTTGTATGAAGAACGAAAAAAATGTTTCGATGTAGGAATGGATCAATTTTTGACCAAACCGATCGATATTTTAGCACTCAATCAAATTCTATTTCGTTATTTGAATCGATAA
- a CDS encoding Na+/H+ antiporter NhaC family protein codes for MEREKQNSIFLSLSPLLYLVLSILLFRFVWVIPYPHPVALLVAGLLSFLQRGNRKIVFLKSAFRKNFLSVLPAMEILFFVGMLIASWAHSGVLLTMIQTGILFLQPDYFLPSLAIVSAIAAMVSGSSWTTAGTLGVALMGVAEVISFPQTMAAGAIVSGCYFGDKLSPLSDTTNLASSLTHVPIWTHIRHMLKTTCISFGVAIFAFYVLNVYTLDSNQITNLSLQSESLLSGPNHQIFWLKFIPVVLVFGSALFKLHIRLSLLLGIISAIGFSISELGFQFSIGKSLVYGFVSHSGNDVLDRFLSGGGVVAILPTEILILSAVWFGAVVEGYGYLNEILMHIKNWAKDRWDILLSTMGTSFLLNLVTADQYLSLVIPARAFRSLAEEKGIPEKDISRSLEDSGTITSPLIPWNSCGAFMSTSLGVSVLSFFPFVFFNLFHVILSVSLLLIAKNKFKSSYLNKSSS; via the coding sequence ATGGAGAGAGAAAAACAGAATTCTATTTTTCTCTCTCTTTCTCCACTTTTATACTTAGTCCTATCCATACTTTTGTTTCGTTTTGTTTGGGTGATCCCATACCCGCATCCTGTCGCATTGTTAGTGGCAGGACTTCTTTCCTTTTTACAACGAGGAAATCGAAAGATTGTCTTTTTGAAATCAGCCTTTCGTAAAAACTTTCTTTCTGTTCTGCCAGCGATGGAGATCCTTTTTTTTGTGGGAATGCTCATTGCTTCTTGGGCTCATTCGGGTGTTCTTTTGACAATGATCCAAACAGGAATTTTGTTTTTGCAGCCGGATTATTTTTTGCCCTCCTTGGCCATAGTATCCGCTATAGCGGCTATGGTTTCTGGTTCTTCTTGGACTACAGCAGGAACTCTTGGTGTTGCTCTTATGGGTGTTGCCGAAGTGATTTCTTTTCCGCAAACCATGGCGGCCGGTGCCATCGTGAGTGGTTGTTATTTTGGGGACAAACTTTCTCCTCTTTCCGATACAACCAACTTGGCTTCCAGTTTAACACATGTTCCTATCTGGACTCATATCCGGCATATGTTAAAGACAACTTGTATTAGCTTCGGTGTCGCTATTTTCGCATTTTATGTTTTAAATGTTTATACTTTGGATTCCAATCAAATTACGAATTTATCTTTGCAATCGGAAAGTCTATTGTCTGGTCCTAATCACCAAATTTTTTGGCTTAAATTCATTCCCGTAGTTTTAGTATTTGGTTCCGCTTTATTCAAATTACACATCAGATTATCGCTGTTACTTGGAATAATTTCTGCCATTGGATTTAGTATTTCTGAATTAGGATTTCAATTTTCCATAGGGAAATCTTTAGTATATGGGTTTGTGTCGCATTCGGGAAATGATGTGTTAGATCGTTTTTTAAGTGGAGGAGGTGTGGTTGCAATATTGCCAACGGAAATTCTAATTCTTTCTGCCGTTTGGTTTGGAGCTGTTGTAGAAGGTTATGGATACCTTAACGAAATTCTAATGCATATAAAGAATTGGGCAAAAGACAGGTGGGATATTTTACTTTCAACTATGGGAACATCCTTTCTTCTTAATTTAGTGACTGCTGACCAATATTTATCATTAGTAATTCCTGCCCGTGCCTTTCGAAGTCTGGCAGAAGAGAAAGGAATTCCTGAAAAAGATATTTCTCGTTCTTTAGAAGACTCAGGCACAATCACTTCTCCTCTTATTCCTTGGAACAGTTGCGGAGCATTTATGTCTACTTCACTGGGTGTGTCTGTATTATCTTTTTTCCCTTTTGTTTTCTTTAATTTGTTTCATGTCATCTTATCTGTCTCACTTTTACTCATTGCAAAAAATAAATTTAAAAGTTCATACTTGAACAAATCAAGTTCATAG
- a CDS encoding STAS domain-containing protein, producing MKIKVTSKNDVHIIKIEGAIKAGNEFELSEKIEQYIKKGQVPKFIIDLKKVPFINSAGLGTFLNIYKHIDGLNGRLVFANLNSDIENLMEITKLSSVFEIYKTLEEAEDSFEY from the coding sequence ATGAAAATCAAAGTTACTAGTAAAAACGACGTGCACATCATTAAAATTGAAGGTGCCATCAAAGCCGGAAATGAGTTCGAGCTATCTGAAAAGATTGAACAGTACATCAAAAAAGGCCAAGTCCCTAAATTTATTATTGATTTGAAAAAGGTTCCTTTCATCAACTCAGCTGGTTTAGGAACATTTCTCAATATCTATAAACATATTGATGGCCTAAATGGTAGACTGGTATTTGCGAACTTAAATTCCGATATCGAGAACCTAATGGAAATCACAAAGCTTTCTAGCGTTTTCGAGATATATAAAACTCTGGAAGAGGCTGAAGACTCCTTCGAATATTAA
- a CDS encoding sigma-70 region 4 domain-containing protein — translation MLPKILDENILPLIEKARSNNDPNILKEELPIWMVDRLAKKRKITDDESCEMVVTILEVFSKMWTLSLNYHITNVLGFFVTYAFNQYRNRFRRTEISESGELYLQLWNYDLPANEEIPIEILEEGNLLQLELEKLPTLTGLVLALQFDLRMKQNLKQLLLWKLRETGHDIEIFYRELDEKRFRQRQILSRLSGMITRYTRKLYEATEPNRRKWYLKQKKLWILRRTRAIDRSFFSEREIAKLLGISRKAVRNHLSQGKHQLRKAGKDLLHYA, via the coding sequence ATGTTACCCAAAATACTAGACGAAAACATACTCCCTCTCATCGAAAAAGCTCGTTCCAATAATGATCCAAATATTCTGAAAGAGGAATTGCCCATTTGGATGGTCGACAGGTTGGCCAAAAAAAGAAAAATTACCGATGACGAAAGTTGTGAAATGGTGGTAACAATATTAGAAGTTTTTTCAAAGATGTGGACTTTGAGTTTAAATTATCATATAACCAATGTTCTTGGGTTTTTTGTTACTTATGCTTTTAACCAATATCGAAATCGTTTCCGCCGCACAGAAATTTCGGAATCGGGAGAACTCTATTTACAATTATGGAATTATGATTTGCCAGCCAATGAAGAGATTCCCATAGAAATTTTGGAAGAGGGAAATCTACTCCAGTTAGAATTGGAAAAATTACCAACACTCACAGGATTGGTATTGGCCTTACAGTTTGATTTGAGAATGAAACAAAATCTAAAACAACTTCTTCTCTGGAAGTTACGAGAGACAGGTCATGATATTGAGATTTTTTATCGGGAGCTTGATGAGAAACGATTTCGCCAACGCCAAATTTTATCTCGGCTTTCTGGTATGATTACTAGGTACACTCGAAAGTTATATGAAGCAACTGAACCCAATCGGAGGAAATGGTATCTCAAACAAAAGAAACTCTGGATTTTGAGAAGGACGAGAGCCATCGATCGAAGTTTTTTTTCCGAAAGAGAGATCGCAAAGCTCTTAGGAATTTCCAGAAAGGCGGTTCGCAACCATTTGTCACAGGGAAAACATCAACTTCGTAAAGCTGGCAAAGATTTATTGCACTATGCATAA